From the Streptomyces sp. KMM 9044 genome, one window contains:
- a CDS encoding 4-hydroxybenzoate 3-monooxygenase, producing MSSSRVRSRTQIGIVGAGPAGLMLSHLLARAGIDSVTVDLRSRREIAGTHRAGILEQDSVDLLTGTGVGDRVHRDGYRHDGMELAFGGGAHRIDFQGLVGASTQLYPQTDVFIDLADARERDGGDVRFGVTDVSVDSLTSSTPAMRFTDACGTAHEIRADFLVGADGSRSLCRREVPGDRRTQYFREYPFTWFGILAEAPPSAPELIYNHSPRGFALISRRTETLQRMYFQCDPAEDAATWSDDRIWEELQSRVGANGHTLEEGPITSRTVLPFRSFVQEPMHHGRLVLAGDAAHTVPPTGAKGLNLALADVRVLAEELERAVASGDTAPLESYSERALGRVWKAQHFSYWMTTMLHTLPEATPFDIRRQEGELAAVTGSTAGSTYLAEAYTGWPQGR from the coding sequence ATGTCATCCTCGCGCGTCCGCAGCCGTACGCAGATCGGCATCGTCGGTGCCGGCCCCGCCGGGCTCATGCTCTCCCACCTGCTCGCCCGTGCCGGGATCGACTCCGTCACGGTCGACCTGCGCAGCCGTCGCGAGATCGCGGGGACCCATCGCGCCGGGATCCTCGAGCAGGACTCCGTCGACCTGCTGACCGGCACCGGCGTCGGTGACCGGGTGCACCGCGACGGCTATCGCCACGACGGGATGGAACTGGCCTTCGGCGGGGGCGCCCACCGGATCGACTTCCAGGGTCTGGTCGGCGCCTCGACCCAGCTCTACCCGCAGACGGACGTCTTCATCGACCTCGCCGACGCCCGTGAGCGCGACGGAGGCGACGTCCGGTTCGGCGTCACCGACGTGTCGGTCGACAGCCTCACCTCCAGTACCCCGGCCATGCGGTTCACCGACGCCTGCGGTACCGCCCACGAGATACGCGCCGACTTCCTGGTGGGTGCCGACGGGTCGCGCAGCCTGTGCCGCCGCGAGGTGCCGGGGGACCGGCGCACGCAGTACTTCCGCGAGTATCCGTTCACCTGGTTCGGCATCCTGGCCGAGGCGCCGCCCAGCGCTCCGGAACTGATCTACAACCACTCGCCGCGCGGCTTCGCGCTGATCAGCCGGCGCACCGAGACCCTTCAGCGGATGTACTTCCAGTGCGACCCCGCAGAAGATGCCGCCACCTGGTCCGACGACCGGATATGGGAGGAACTCCAGTCCCGTGTAGGGGCCAACGGGCATACGCTCGAGGAGGGGCCGATCACCTCCAGGACCGTGCTCCCGTTCCGCAGCTTCGTCCAGGAGCCGATGCACCACGGGCGGCTCGTGCTCGCCGGTGACGCCGCGCACACGGTGCCGCCGACCGGCGCCAAAGGCCTCAACCTGGCTCTCGCCGATGTACGGGTCCTGGCCGAGGAACTCGAGCGAGCCGTCGCGAGTGGCGACACCGCCCCACTGGAGAGCTACAGCGAGCGCGCGCTCGGCCGGGTCTGGAAGGCCCAGCACTTCTCGTACTGGATGACCACCATGCTGCACACCTTGCCGGAGGCCACCCCGTTCGACATACGGCGCCAGGAGGGCGAACTGGCGGCGGTGACCGGCTCGACCGCGGGCTCGACCTACCTCGCCGAGGCCTACACCGGCTGGCCGCAAGGGCGATGA